The Halictus rubicundus isolate RS-2024b chromosome 3, iyHalRubi1_principal, whole genome shotgun sequence genome includes a region encoding these proteins:
- the Svip gene encoding small VCP interacting protein — protein MGNLCASCYKQSASCENLTPDLETRRRQQKEAAERRIAEQQSRGIKNMDAVRRQQRLDEQREKREEEANAYKAQAPLKWQVN, from the exons ATGGGCAACTTGTGTGCATCTTGTTATAAACAATCAGCTTCATGTGAAAATCTAACACCGGATTTG GAGACTAGGAGAAGACAGCAAAAAGAGGCAGCAGAAAGAAGAATTGCTGAACAGCAAAGTCGAGGTATTAAGAATATGGATGCTGTTAGACGTCAACAAAGGTTAGATGAACAACGTGAGAAACGCGAAGAAGAAGCTAACGCCTATAAGGCTCAAGCACCGTTAAAG TGGCAAGTGAACTAA